A window of Phragmites australis chromosome 2, lpPhrAust1.1, whole genome shotgun sequence genomic DNA:
TTTTATAACATTGGTGCTGCTACAAAGTTAAAGAAAGCTTAGCGCAACAGCGATAAACAGTGGAATAAATACTGAAGATAGCTCAACGCTGTCGAACATTTAGGCTAATGGTATAACAGAGGGCATACAAATGATCTCATGATTTCGCTACTTGATGTTAGACAAACCATATTGCTCACAGAAGTCTAAGTGACATTTTGCAGCTCTTAGCTCTATGATTTTCCGTCCCACGTTTTTAGGAGTCACCGAAAAGAATAGTGCTCTCActtctcaattgatgaataaaGAGTTTCTATGAACTTGTTGCATATTCAGAAAATATAGATGCTTACGCAGAACATGACTCTACAATGAGAGAACGAATATAAACTTTGGAACCTTTTCTTTGACAAAATTAATTTCTGAAACATTGCATCATCACTTGTGATTTCTGATACGACTCAGTAAAACTAGCTGACATGGTAGTGGGTTAGAAGCAGGATCCCTGGTCTTGAATGGTAATGGCAACGTGTCAAGACTTAATAGCATGGTCCCCTTGTCTAATGTAAGAggaaaatatattatatatcgCATAATGAAGTGCGGTACCTTTTCGAGAAGTGCTTCTCGAAGTTCAGGAAGTCCATCGTCGGAACCATATTTACTGACTGATGGTTCCCAGATGATTTCTTTGACCTTGTTCAGAGCTGACTCGGGAGGTTGCCAGTAAACAACTCCCTGCATTCAGGATTTACAGAGGTTAAGAAAGTGTCTAGGAGGCTAACAAACTCCCTGTCACTAATCAAATTAGATACGAATATGTCCCACTTCAACAGCATAAGCAACATTTTCAGGAACTAACAAGCAAAAATCATGTAATGCGCAATACATGAAACATAGAAGTGTACCATACTGAATTGCATTACGATTTGAACAATTTGCAGAAACAATAATAATATGAGGGTGAAATGCAATACAGATTATTGCTTCCCATCAGTCCCTTCTGCTTCCAGTTGACTTTCATTTCACAAGCAAATGCAATAATCAAAATGCTTGTGTCATTAACCTAACGTCTCCGAAACAGCACATACATTCGTTGCACAGGTCAATCGAGAATTATGGGCATATACCTGTGCAAGCGACATCACGTCCGTGGCCCCTCGAAGCAGTTCCTGTATCTGAAAGAAAAAGGGACATTGCCAGAAAGAACTCACCATAGAAGACCAAGAAAGTTGGAATCAAGATGCGATTTTGACGAGGTAGGAGCACTTCATCACCTTCACCATGACCGGCGCATCCGTCTCAACCGCCCTCCTCGCCAGCTTCGCTAAGCTACCCATGCCTCCTCCCCCTCGTCTTCTCGCTCCTGCAGCCCTCCAAGAACCAAGAACTGGAGAGATTTTGGAGAACACGATTGGAGTCAAGAGATCCAAGGAGACCAACCAAAGaacagcagcaagtccaagaaaccgtggaagaagagggggagagGTTAAAGAATTCCCCCGAGACAACAACCTCTGGGGTCACCCACTGATCCCGAGCTCGCTCACCAACTCTCCTCTCCTATCACAAGTCTCCTGCCTCAACAAGGCAACCCCTAAATAGACACATGAAGACAGGAAAAAACTGAAAGATTCGATGGTTTTtctaccttttcttttctttattgctcttttaatctttttttgtgAAGCGAGCGCTTTGTTGGCGCATTGGGGCCTCATCGCGGAGACGTGGAGTGTGAATCGCGTTGTCTTCGTAACCGCAGTCGATGCGTTTGTGGTGGTGATTCGTGAGCGATGAAGTGGGTGCTTCAACACTCATCTCGTCCTGAACATCGAAGATACCGAGCTCGTAAATTAATAAATTTATCATAATAAGATTAACTTTAAATGATAAAATTATCATACAGttctttttttaagaatagTGCTCTTTAATGCTCGGTTTTTATTGAAGACGTACAGAGAGTACGAGACAGTAGATGGAATCTCGCTGGTTTGGCTCAAAGCTTTAACACCGCGCTCCATTCGCTCTATACATGTGATTCTTTCATATAATTCATAGaaacttcttttttcttttggttaaAAACGGTGAAGATCTGAGCTTTCACTAACTTTTTGCCAATGTAATTGCGACCTTTGAGCATAGCTGCTACCGTTATGAAGAACCAGAAAAATCTGAACATCAGATTATCAATGCCTGCCACATGGAGTGACGTTTTAAAAAAAGACAAACTTTGAGATTCGCATGAAGACGAACTACATCGCATTTGCGCCGCCGATTATACTGAATATCATTTGGCGTCTCAGTCCAATTATTCGTCAATCCTTTGACAAAACATCACGAGCCCACCTAATGGGTTACGCATTCCGCGTAGATATTACATACTTTCTTAAAATCCGCTTTCGCACAGGGTTGGCAAGATTGAACGAAGTGCgcttctgctcctcctctctcaAACCTCCAAAAGTCGTAACGCAaaccctccctctctctctctctctctctctctgacctCGCCGCCGGAGAACACTCAGCCCCTGAccgcgatggcggcggcggcggaagcgCCTGGTGCATCGTTCTCTCCCGAGGAGAACAGGCTCCTGCAGTCCCTCGCTGACCGGGGATGGCGATTCCGCGACCCCACCGACGAGGCCATCCAGGCCCTCCTCCACGCCTccccctcgccgtcgccggagGCCGTGGAGTCCAAGCTCGTGGACATGAACTTGAGGATGTTCGGCGGAAAGTCCCTCCCCGACCGGGCCACCGCCTCCGCCACGGCGAAGCGGCTTTCATACCTCCACGGCCCTATCGTCCTGCAGGTACTGCTGATCACCAAGCCCCACGCTTACACCCGACCAAGAATTTGTGTCAGAGTGACAGGTGAAGCGCCTTATTTAGGAGCATGTCTTAGTTCGCGGCTCGATTCGTTGGGTGGGCATTGCATGGTACGGCGCAAATAGTGGAATGGGTTCAGATATTGTAGCCAGGAAGAGGCGAAAGAGCAAATAGTAAGGTCAGTTCTTTGAACCAAGTGGTGGATATGGGCACACTTTTGTGAAATGTTGTTGTCCGCCTCGAACGATGGGACACACGTCGTGTTCTGCACTTGTTGATTGAGTGTACATTCTCATGTAGTTATAGGAGATAGCTGTTCTTGTGTTTtggatgtgtttggttgtttaaactaattaatcctGTTGCTGTGTCTAACTATTTCTTTGAACTTAAACAGGTAGTCTCTGTAAGAGATATATATCGCAGCAGCATTGATGCCTCCTTTAAGAACCCACAGCAGCGCCGTCTTCTACGCTTTGGTCTCACTGATGGGATATCTGAAGCAGTAGCCATAGAGTTTTCTCCTATTTCGTTCATCACTGAAGAGATAGCTCCAGGTACCAAGGTCAGTTGACCATGTTCTGCCTCTGATTTCTCGTTGTACAGTGTCACATTTTGTGCCCATTCTGTGTACATAGTTTAAGCTTGTCTGGGCACTGTCCAAGACTCCTAGTTCAATCCTGAATTTCAATGCCATTGGAAGTTTTGGAACCTAGCTTGACAATACTTTATCAAGTTCTGAGCATGCTAGAAATGGATAAGAGAATAGGATTATTCAGGTAGCTCTTTGCATGATGCTATTCCATGCATCTAGCATGAATACAGCATAaacagtttttttaaaagatcaAGTAGGCTCCTTGATATTTCATGTAAAATTCTTTGTGATTATGTGTATATGGCGGTGTAGCATTAGAATTGGGTTGGGAGATACATTTTCTGTTCCCATTGGTTGTCTGTCCCATGGTCTGTCTGAACTTGCATCCTTATCCTTTTTTTAGGAAATACGaaggtttgaattttgattAGGAATTGTACAAGATGGTTCTCGATGGTCATTTAAACATTGTGATATTTACACTTTCTCAAATCCACTGTAACTGAACTGTTATGCGGCACCTGCGATTTAGATTATTTTGCAGTTTATTAAATAATAGCACTGACATGCATTTTGCCCCCTTTCTTGCCACTCTAGATTCGCCTTGAGAATAAGATTCCAATAAATGATGGCATATTGTGCTTAAGTGCGAGAAATGTGAGTGTCATGGGGGGGACTGTCCAATCCTTGTATGAAGAATGGCAGATGAACCAGAAATTCACTGGCTTATCTCGTCCATCCTTGAGGTTGTCTCAAAGTGATGATGGAATTGGGCCCCCACCATTTGAGAAGTTAGATACTGAAGCACGTCCCTGCAGGACAACCAAAGTGCAAGCATATCCTGGTAACCATTCAAGACCCTCTCTTATTGTTTCCACTTGTACTCTGTTCACTAAAAAGTTAGAAATTATGTATAGCTGCCTACTTTCAGTAAAATGCAGTGTCGCAAGTAAATAAGAGTTTGCATTTGATTGGGGTTGGGTGGTGAAATCCACATGGATGGCATATTAAATGTTCAGGATCATTTCCTCACGAAAAGGTGTCATGATGTATAGTGTCACTCAAGTCACAAGAAATATATActcgctttttttttttgaaaatataatAGGAAGTCACTCTCAAGTCCTGCAAAACTGAACAGGCAGCATCAATTGAATCATGGACTGGTCCCTTTCATTTCTGTAAAACGTGGTGCTCTGTATTTCCTCACTATAAAAACCCGGTCCTTCTTAGGTTGCTCACATGCCTGCAATATATGCACTGCTTTTTCAGCATTACCACTGAAGGTTTTCGTACACCTACATTGTTGTTGTCTTTTACAGGCAATGACTGCATGTTTGCAAAAGTTTGGGGCTTTGGTGATGTAGTTGTAACCTGTGAAGTACCTTCCTTTTTTCTTGTATTGTAGCAGATCATAAAGCTAGGAAGTTGGCAGTTAGTCGTGACCATGTGCCGGTTAATTCTGGTGGCAAACCTATGAATGAGGATTCAAGCGATGTGAACAAAGAGACTACATCAAGCAAGCTTGAATCCAATCAAATTAGCTCAGATAGTAGACCAAAAGAAGGTCAGCCTGCAAAACCTAACTTTCATATCTACTTAACGTAATTTGTCAGGGGAAATTAAACTTGGAGACTTATTCCCTTGCATCGTGCAGTCAGCGAAGCTGTTCCTGTTCAAAACCAAGCTGCTGCACAGAAGCTACTGCAGAAAATGGCCCAGGCTGGGCCTGAAGACAGGCATGGTCGGGGTCATAGATTCAAGGGCAAAGGCAAGCAAGAAGATACTGAGGTCTTTACCCTTGATGAATGGGAGAAGAGGAAGGCCATTGGTTCCAGGTCAACTGCAGAAAGCTACATTCAAGATACTAGCCGAGACGAGGAGTTGGCAAGGCAGCTGCAGGAGCAACTAGATTTAGAAGATATCCATGTTAGTTTGACTCCCTATCATAATGCATCCCTTTCCAGACTTTCAATAGGACTAGTGTCTGAATGTTTATTTCGATTGCAATTTAATGTCTTTTCAGGGTGGGGCAGAGAGCTCGGATGCTGAACGTTTACGGATGAGCATGTTCAGCTTCAGTGGCCCTGATGAAATGGGTGATGGTAGAAGAGATTTTCGAGGGCGGGGGCGGGccaggggaaggggaaggggccGAGGGCGAGGCCAGGGCAGAGGAAGATTCTAGTCCAATCTCAGAATTGTAGGTTTATAGGTTTGTTGCGTGTTCGGTGTACTGCACTGGTTGTAGTGATAGGAGTGGTATGATAATGACCTTCTCAAATCATGCGTCCTCTCATTTTACCTAGCATGATGGCTGATACTAGCTAATGTCAGAATTCAGGACCATTGAGTACACTTCCCATGaaattttgttcttttcttaGATGCAAGTAATAGACACATGGTTTGATTGTTTGAACAACGAGCTGAAATGTATAAATTTTCCATTCTGTTTGTGAGATGGCTACTAGTTCCATCCATTCGAACTCTGTTTCTGTATGCTTATATAATCTGTTTCCTTTTCGTCCTTAGATTTTGCTTGTAGAAATGCAAATCAGGAACCAAAATTTTCCAAACTTATTTGGTTGTTGCTGATGTTGCTGATGTGTCCCGATCGAAGTCCTTCAGCATAGTACGGAGATTTTGCGGTCAATGCAATGTGGGTCCAACTTTTACTAGAAGCTGGGCTAGAATTACAGCTCTGAACAATCGCAAGGGGGTTCTTGCGAAAGTTGCCAAGCATAACGACTTCTTAAACGTGAAGAAATCTCATGATAGCAGCCAAGAACCACCAGAGCAGCGAGCCAGCAAAGCCACCGTCCACCTCGCGACGTTTGCTCTTCCAAATCATCGAGATCAAATCGATCTCGCAGATAACTAGATTGCTAGATTGGATTCGGTGGTGTTCGTAAGATACCCAG
This region includes:
- the LOC133897696 gene encoding uncharacterized protein LOC133897696 isoform X1, giving the protein MAAAAEAPGASFSPEENRLLQSLADRGWRFRDPTDEAIQALLHASPSPSPEAVESKLVDMNLRMFGGKSLPDRATASATAKRLSYLHGPIVLQVVSVRDIYRSSIDASFKNPQQRRLLRFGLTDGISEAVAIEFSPISFITEEIAPGTKIRLENKIPINDGILCLSARNVSVMGGTVQSLYEEWQMNQKFTGLSRPSLRLSQSDDGIGPPPFEKLDTEARPCRTTKVQAYPADHKARKLAVSRDHVPVNSGGKPMNEDSSDVNKETTSSKLESNQISSDSRPKEVSEAVPVQNQAAAQKLLQKMAQAGPEDRHGRGHRFKGKGKQEDTEVFTLDEWEKRKAIGSRSTAESYIQDTSRDEELARQLQEQLDLEDIHGGAESSDAERLRMSMFSFSGPDEMGDGRRDFRGRGRARGRGRGRGRGQGRGRF
- the LOC133897696 gene encoding uncharacterized protein LOC133897696 isoform X2, which translates into the protein MAAAAEAPGASFSPEENRLLQSLADRGWRFRDPTDEAIQALLHASPSPSPEAVESKLVDMNLRMFGGKSLPDRATASATAKRLSYLHGPIVLQVVSVRDIYRSSIDASFKNPQQRRLLRFGLTDGISEAVAIEFSPISFITEEIAPGTKIRLENKIPINDGILCLSARNVSVMGGTVQSLYEEWQMNQKFTGLSRPSLRLSQSDDGIGPPPFEKLDTEARPCRTTKVQAYPDHKARKLAVSRDHVPVNSGGKPMNEDSSDVNKETTSSKLESNQISSDSRPKEVSEAVPVQNQAAAQKLLQKMAQAGPEDRHGRGHRFKGKGKQEDTEVFTLDEWEKRKAIGSRSTAESYIQDTSRDEELARQLQEQLDLEDIHGGAESSDAERLRMSMFSFSGPDEMGDGRRDFRGRGRARGRGRGRGRGQGRGRF